CGACCGACAACGGTAGCCTGCGCTGGGTGCTGATTACCGAGCGGCGCGGTCGACGCCTGCGCGCGACCGTGCTGCAAGAGGGGCAGGCACGCAGCCGCACGCTGAGCACGGTCGAGCTGGCCTCGCTGCTGGACCTCGCGAGCGCGCGCCAAGCGACGAGCTGGCTCACCCTCGAGAGCGCGTTGCCGCTCGAGGCGCTGGGCGCGGGTCAGGAGCGCAGCAGCAGCACGCCCTCGCCCCTGCGGCGCCTGCGCGCCGCCCTTGGACTGGAGCGAGAGACGCTCTGGGCCCTCGGCGTCTACGCCGCCTTCGCCGGGGTTCTGGCGCTCGCCACACCGCTCACCGTGCAGGCGCTCGTCAACACGATCGCCTTCGGCGGCCTGCTGCAGCCCCTCTTCGTCCTCACGCTCTTGCTCCTCTCGGGCCTGGTCCTGGCGGGCGGATTGCGCGTGCTCCAGAGCATCGTCGTCGAACAGCTCCAGCGGCGCGTGTTGGTGCGAACGGTCGTCGATCTCGCGACGCGCCTCCCTCGTGTGCGCCTCGGCGCCTTCGAGCGCGCCTACGCACCCGAGCTGGTCAACCGTTTCTTCGAGGTCGTGACCCTGCAAAAGGCCACGGCGACCTTGCTCCTCGACGGGCTCGATCTCTCCCTCGCCGTCGTCATCGGCATCACCATCCTCAGCTTCTACCATCCGCTGCTGGTCGCCTTCAGCGTGCTCTTGGTGGCGGCCCTCGCCGCGGTGCTGCTGCTTGGTGGTCGCGGCACGATCGAGAGCAGCATCGAGGAGTCGTATGCCAAGTACGCGATCGCCGCGTGGCTCGAGGAGCTGGCGCGCCTTCCCCTGATCTTCAGGTCACGGCGCGATGCCGGGGCGGCTGCGGCCCGCGCCGACGAGCTCGCCCGCAGTTATTTGCGCGCGCGCGGCGGGCACTTCCGCCGGGTGCTGCGCCAGATCGTCGGCCTGATCGGGCTGCAGGTGCTCTTCAGCAGCGCGTTGCTGGCCATCGGCGGCTGGCTGGTGCTCAAGGGACAGCTGACCTTGGGCCAGCTCGTCGCCGCCGAGCTGATTGTGACGGTCGTGGTCGCCAGCCTGGCCAAGTTCGGCAAGCAGCTCGAGACCTTCTACGACCTCGCGGCGGCGATCGACAAACTGGGTAAGCTGATCGACCTGCCGCTCGAGCCCGCCTTCGGCGTGCCGGCTGGCGGCGGCAGCGGGGCCGCCAGCGCCGCGCTGGAGGGGGTTCGTCTGGGCGGCCTCGGCTCGACCGCCCAGACGCTCGACCTGCGCATCGGCGCGGGCGAGCGGATCGGCATCACCGGCGCCAGCGGCAGCGGCAAGAGTCAGCTCCTCGACACGCTCTACGGGCTCCGCGCGCCCGAGGAGGGGCGCGTGATCATCGACGGCGTCGAGCTGCGCCTGGTCGACCTGCCGGAGCTGCGCCAAGGCCTACTGCTGCTGCGCGACGCGCCAGTGCTCGTGGCCACGCTCCGCGAGAACCTGCAGCTGCGTGGTGGCGGAGCGGGCGACGAGGCGCTCCAGGGGGTGCTCGACCGCGTTGGCCTCGGCACCGTGGTGCGGCACCTGCCCGAGGGCCTGGACACGCCGCTGGGCGCCGAGGGGGCCCCGCTTTGCGCCGGAGAGCGGGTGCGGCTCGCGGTGGCCTGCGCGCTGCTGCGCGCGCCGCGGCTGCTGCTGGTCGACGCGGTGCTCGACGCACTCGACCCGCAGGCGCGCGCCTCGCTGCTCGAGCTGCTCTACGCCGACGACGCGCCCTGGACCCTGCTGATCGCGAGCCAGCACGACGACGTGCTCCGCCGCTGCGACCGGGTGCTGGCGCTCACTGCGAACGTTCAGCCCGCGGCGGAGGAAGCGACGTGAGCGCCAGCAAGAACTCCGGGGCAAGCGCCCGCGTTTCCGCCAGCGCCGGGTTGACGGCGATGCAGCTCGTGAGGGCGTCGCGAGGCGTGGCGCTCTCCGCTCGACTGATCGTAGCGCTCTTGCTGCTGATCGGCGTGGCGCTGCTGCTGCTGCCCTGGCAGCAGACCTCGCCCGGCGACGGACGCATCGCGGCCTTCACGCCCTCGGAACGCGCCCAGGTGGTTGGCGCGCCGATCGGCGGCCGCATCCTCAACTGGTGGGTCCATGAGGGCAGCCACGTTCGCAAGGGCGATCGCCTGCTCGAGCTGGCCGACAACGACCCGCTGATTCTGCTGCGCCTGCAGCAGGAACGCGACGCCACCGCCGCGCGCCTGGCGGCGCGCGAGCTCGCGATCGGCGCCTACGAGCGGCAGCGCGTCGCACTACGCTCGGCCCGCACGCTTGAGCTCGCCGCGGCCGAGGCGCGCGTGCGCGTCGCACAGAACCGGGTCAAAGCGAGCGAGCAGGAGCTCGTGGCGGCCAAGGCGACCGCGACCACGGCGCAGCTCAATGTCCAGCGCGTCGAGGCCCTCGCCAACCGTGGCCTGGCCTCGGAGCGCGACCGCGAGCTCGGCGTGCTGGCAGCGGCCAAGGCCCAATCGGAGGTCTTCGCCGCTCAGGCGGCGCTCGAGGGCGCAGGCGGAGAGGTCCTGGCCAAGCGCGCCGAGGTCTCGGCCAAGGGCGCCGAGCTCGACGGCAAGCTCGCCAAGCTCGGCGCCGAGCTCAACTCCGCCGAGGCCGAGGTGCAGAAGGCCCGTGCCGAGCTCTCCCAGGTCGAGGTTCGACGCGCCCGGCAGGCGCAAATGGTGGTCCGCGCGCCGCGGGAGGGATCGATCCTCCGCGTGGTCGCCCGCGAGGGCGCCGACTTCGTCAAGGCCGGCGATCCCCTCTTCGTCTTCGTGCCGACGAGCGAGCAGCGTGCCGTCGAGCTGTGGATCGACGGCAATGACGTGCCGTTGGTCGATCCCGGCCGCATCGTGCGGCTGCAGTTCGAGGGCTGGCCCGCGGTGCAGTTCAGCGGTTGGCCGGCAGTGGCGGTGGGCACCTTCGGCGGCGCGGTCGCCTTCGTCGACGCGGCGGCGGACGGCAGCGGCCGCTTCCGCGTGCTCGTGGTGCCGGGAGCCGCGCGCTGGCCCGACGGGCGCTACCTGCGCCAGGGGGCGCGCACGAAGGGCTGGGTGCTGCTCGATCGGGTCAGCCTCGGCTACGAGCTCTGGCGCCAGCTCAACGGCTTCCCCAAGCGGCTCACCCCACCGAAGGTGGAGGCCAAGCCGGGGGCCAAGAGCGGCTGATGCCCCCGTCTCGCCCCCACACGCGCGCGGCGCGCTGCGTCGCTGCCTTCACGCTGACCCTCGGTGCGCTGCTGCCGCTGGGCTCCGGGGCGGCGCCGGTCCTCAGCCTGGCTGAGGTCCTGGCGAGCGTCGAGCGCCACCACCCGCTGCTCGAGGCCGCAGCGCAGCAGCTGCGCCAGGCGGAGGGAAAGCAGCTACAGGCGGAGGGGGGCTTCGACACCGAGCTGCGCGCCGAGAGCAGCTGGCTGCCCCACGCCGATTACGAGTACGGCGTGGCGAGCGTGACGCTGAGCCAGCCGACGCCCTTCTGGGGCGCGCGCTTCTTCGGCCGCTGGCGCCTCGGGCACGGCGACCTCCCGATCTACAAGGAGGGCGACGGCACCGCGGGGGCAGGCGAGCTTCGCGCCGGCGTCGAGCTACCGCTGCTTCGCGACGGGCCGATCGACGCGCGCCGGGCGCAGCTCCAGCGCAGCAGGCTCGGTCGCGAGGCCGCTCGGCTGGGTGTCGGCGCCCTCCGCATCGAGCTGCGTCGCCAGGCGGCCTATCACTTCTGGGCCTGGGTCGCCGCCGGGCTGAAGCTCGAGGTCGATCGCAAGCTGCTGGCGATCGCCCGCGAGCGCGACGACGCGCTGCGCTCGCGCGTGGCGCGCGGCGACCTGCCGCGCATCGAGGTCCTGGACAACCGGCGCACGATCTTGATGCGCGAGGGCGGCGTCGTCAGCGCTCAGCGGAAGTTCGAGCAGAGCGCGATCAAGCTCTCGCTCTTCCTGCGCGACGCCAGCGGCAACCCGCTCCGCGCCGGACGCGAGCGCCTGCCGGCGTCCGCACCGCTGCTGCCCGAGGCGCGCGAGCCACGACCGGTCACCAGCGATCTTCGCTCGGCGCTGCGGCGCCGCCCCGAGCTGCTGCAGCTCGAGCTGGCGCAGGCCGACAATGAGGTGGAGGCGCGCCTCTTCGCCAACCAACGGCTGCCGCGGCTGGCCGCCATCGTCGACCTCGGTCTCGACCTCGGCGACGAGGCCTATCGCGACCGGCGCGGCGAGGTGGGCGTGGGCCTCAAGCTCGAATGGCCCCTGCCGCTACGCAAGGCCCGCGGCGGCCTGCTGCGCGCCGCGGCGCGGCAGCGCGAGCTCGCGGCGAAGCAGCGCTTCCAACGCGAGCAGGTCGAGGCGCAGCTCCGCGACGCGCGCTCCGCGATCTTGGCGGCGCGCCAGCGCGCCGAGGTGGCGCGCGAGGAGCGCGAGGCGGCCCATCAGGTCGAGGCGGCCGAGCGTGAGCGGCTGGAGTTCGGCGCCGGTACCTTGCTCACCGTCAATCTCCGCGAGCTGGCCGCCGCCGAGGCCGACAAGCGCACGATCGACGCCGCGGCAGGCTTTCGTCGGGCCCTCGCCGACTACGAGGCCCTGCTCGCCACGGTCGACGATCCCGCGGGCCGCCCGGGTCGCTAGCCCGCCGCGGTGGCGCCCTGTCGCGCCTGACGCAGCTCGTAGAGACGCTCGGCGTAGGCGGCGTCCTCGATCCAGAGCCGAGCTGCCGCGCGCCGAATCCAAGGTCGCAAGAGGCCTGCCGCGCGACGCGCGAGGGCGAAACCGGCGCGATCCGAGGTCGCCAGCGTAGCTTCGATGATCGCGGTGCGGCCCGGATCGATCGGCGTGGCGTGCGTCTCCACCACCGAGCCGAGCCCCTCACCCGCAACGATCGTCATCACGATGCTGCGGGCATCGGGGCAGTGAAAGCGCGCGTCCACCTCGACCGCGATCGCCCCCACGAGGCGATAGACCACGCGCACAGTGATCGCGTCCCCGGCCTGCTCCAGCACCCGCAGCGTCGCGAAGCTATGCGGGTGATAGTGGGCGCCATGCCACGGGTCGAGGCGGTTGGCGAGCACGTCGCGGGCGTCGCAAGCGGCCTCGCGGCGCACGACGGCGTCGATGAAGCGCTGGGGGCGCGGCGCGAGGCGCGGCCGCTCGGCGGGCGGGTCCCGATCGGGCAACTGAACCCAAAGGAGCACGCCATCATCGAAGACCGGCAGCGGCTTCCAGCCGCCATGCCCCTCCGGGCCGAGCGTCAGGTCGTGCCACGGGCAGGCCAACCTCCCGCCGCAAACGCGGCCTTCGGAGAGGCGCGCCCCCAGATGGGGACAGGCCTCCGGCGCCACCCGCGGCTGCCCGTCGGCACGCCAGGCGACCAGCTCGCGCCCCGCGACGCGGTAGGGCCTCGGCCCCTCGATCGCGCGCGCGGCATCGAGGACATACCAACCACCGGGCGACCGCTCCGCCGCGTGCCTCAAGGCCCCAGCGATCCACGCCGGGCTGGCCTGCTGCCAGTCGGGACGCGAGGGTTCCGCGTTCGCTGCGGCCGGCAACCGACTACCGACGAGGATTTGCCTTCGTTTGGTCACGCTCACTTGCATCTCTCCTCCTAGCTCAGCAGCGGGGCGAGCAGGCCGCGCGTGGGCACCACCAGCAGCGGCTCCGAGCGTAGGCCATGCGGGGCCAGCAGATTGTTGGCGGCGAGGAAGCCCGACGACACGGCCTTCTCCATCAAGGCGCTGGGGAAGGGCAGCCGCAGCGCGTCGCCGGCGAGGGCGATCCCCGCGAAGGGCGTCGCCACCGTCGGCCGGTCGGCATGAGCGTGGGGCGCGAAGGCTGGGCAGTCGTCGCGCCAGAGGTAGCGCTCGTGGATCACAGCGGCCGCTCGCGTCTCCGGGTAGAGCGCGTGCAATCCAGCGAGCAGCTCGGCCCGCACCGCCTGCTCAGCGAGCGAGGGGGGCAGCGCGTAGGCGTGCAGCTCGACCACCGCACCACCGCTGCGCGCGGACCACGCCGCGCTCTCGTCCTCGAAGCGATCGTAGAGCGAAATATTATCGAGCAGGCCGACGCCGGCCGTGCCGGCGAAGGGGGCACGCTCCGCCGCGAGCGGGCGGTCGAGCCACAGCCGTAGCACCGCGAAGGGTCGCGTCAGGGCCAGCCCTGCTACCTGGCGTCGGAAGGTCGGGTCCTTCAGCTCGGGCGAGTCGGCGACCAAGCGCTGCAGGGCCGCCACCGGAAGCGCCAGCACCACGAGGTCGGAGTCGATCGCGCCCGTGTCCGTGACGACCCGCCAGCCCGTCGCGCGGCGCTCGATCTTGCGCGCGCTCTCGCCGCGCTGCACGGTCGCCGCTCTTGCCAGCAGGTAGCGCTCCAGCGGCGCCCAGAGCGCCTGTGAGAAGGGCTTACGCAGCACGTCGAAGAGCAGCCCCTCGGGATTCCCGGTGAAGTAGAAATGAAACATCATCAGCAGCTCGGCCGCGCTCATCTCCTCCTCGGGATTGAAGAACGAGTGAGCAAAGACCTCGAAGAGCAGCTGCCGGGCGGCGGGCGGAAAGCGCAGGGAGTCGAGGTAGGCCCGCGCGGTCTCCCCGTCGAAGCGCCGGTAGGTCTGCTCCTGGTCGAAGGCCAGCATGCGCAAGGCTGCCCGCAGATCGACGCGCCGCAGCGCCCTCAGGCCGAGCGAGGGCGTGCGCCGCGTCAAGGCAACGAGGTTGAAGGGCGTTCGTCGCGGCAGCGCGCGAAAAGACTGCCGCGCGCCCCCGGGGCCGAGGATCGGGTAGTCCTCGAGGGCTTGCAGCATCGACAGGTCGGGGTCGAAGCGGCGAAGGAGCGCGCGCAGGTTGTAGTACTGGCGGAAGAAGGCGTGGAAGCCACGCTCCATCTCGAAGGGCTCGCCGTCGGGGAGCTGCTCGGTCCAGGCCCCTACCCTTCCACCGAGATACGCCTCACGCTCGATCCACGTCACGCTGACGCCGCGTTCGGCGAGCACCGTGGCCGCCGCCGCACCCGCGAGCCCGCCGCCCACGACGGTGCAGGTAAGGGGCACCGTCGGCTGCTCTTGGCCCGCGGGATGGGCGCCCTCGAGGCGCTCGGGACGTAGTCGGTGCTTCATCGCTGCCTCCACCGCGGCCGCTAGTAGTGGATCGGGATCCGGACCAGCTTGTGCTCGCCGGCGGCCAAGCGCAGCGCCGCATCGCGATAGCGCGGTGGTCCAAAGGCGCGCACCGCATCGCGGCTGACGCCGTAGCCCTCCTGCGGCAGGCCGAACAACCCGGTGTCCATCGCGCGGTCGCCGTCCTCGTCGTGGAGCACCCCCACCGCCAGGGTGCCGACCGGCACCGCGGAGAAACGCACGCGCGCCGTACCCCGAACAATTGTCACCTCGGCCCGGGCGCTGGCGGCGCGCCCATCCGCAGGGAAGCCAGCCTCCCCGCGGTAGAGACCGACCAGGACCTTGCCGCCGTCGTGGCGCAGGCCGGTCACGACCACAATCACGTCGCCCGTCGCCCTGCGCCGCGGCGACCGCTGCGAGGGACTGCCGCCGGCACGGCTGCCGCTGCTCAGCACGGCGAGCAACGCGAGCGAGACCGCCCAGGGTGCGTTCATCGGCGACCTCCAGCCTCGGACAGCCAGAGCTCTGCCGAGGGCGCGACCAGGCCGAGCGGCGCGCGGATCGGACTGCCCCAGCGACGCCAGCCGCTGAGCAGACCGAGAGCGAGCGCGCGCAGCAGCAGCCCGAGCTTGTAACTCCCAGAGACGACCGCGCGGCCGGCGGCGATCTCGAAGCGCCGCGCGGCGATCACGCGCCCGATGCGCGAATAGATCAGCCGCGCCGCTCGCACGGCCAGGCTGCAGCGCAGCGGCAGCTCTGCCAGTCCCTGGTCGCCAGAGAGGTAGAAGCGATCGGCCAACGACAGGAGCTCGCGCACCGAGCTGGCCATCGCCTGGCGCCAGGAGCGCGGGAGCTCCGCCCCAGGCTCCACCGAGCCTGCGGCGCCATGCCGCGACAACAGCTCCCAGGGGAGGTAGCGCCGGCCATTTGACCAGTCCTCAGCGACATCGCGGCAGATGTTCGTGAGCTGCATGGCGAGACCGAGATGGACGGCGTGCCGCAGGGCTCGCTCGCTGCGCACGCCCATCACGTGACACATCATCAGGCCGACGGTTCCGGCGACCCGATAGCAATAGAGCAGCAGCTCGTCGACCGTCTCGTAGGCCGCGCCCGCGGCATCCATCGCCATCCCCGCGAGGAGCTCATCAGCGTAGCGGCGCGGAATGCGCCGTTCGCGAACCACCTGCTGAAAGGCCGACAGAATCGGCTCCTTCGGCGTGCGCGCCGAGTAGACGAGGTCGACCTCGCTCCGCAGCACCAGGACGGCCGCGGCGGCGGCCCCTGGCGGGCAGCGGTCGACGGCGTCATCAGCGCGGCGGCAGAAGGCGTAGATCACCGCCGCGTCGTCGCGGACGCTGCGCCGCAAGAGCTTCGCGGCCAGCCAGAAGCTGCGCGAGCCGCCCGCCATCATCCGGCGCGCCAGAGCCTTGCGCGCATCGATCACGCCGCCT
This genomic stretch from Pseudomonadota bacterium harbors:
- a CDS encoding HlyD family efflux transporter periplasmic adaptor subunit; translation: MQLVRASRGVALSARLIVALLLLIGVALLLLPWQQTSPGDGRIAAFTPSERAQVVGAPIGGRILNWWVHEGSHVRKGDRLLELADNDPLILLRLQQERDATAARLAARELAIGAYERQRVALRSARTLELAAAEARVRVAQNRVKASEQELVAAKATATTAQLNVQRVEALANRGLASERDRELGVLAAAKAQSEVFAAQAALEGAGGEVLAKRAEVSAKGAELDGKLAKLGAELNSAEAEVQKARAELSQVEVRRARQAQMVVRAPREGSILRVVAREGADFVKAGDPLFVFVPTSEQRAVELWIDGNDVPLVDPGRIVRLQFEGWPAVQFSGWPAVAVGTFGGAVAFVDAAADGSGRFRVLVVPGAARWPDGRYLRQGARTKGWVLLDRVSLGYELWRQLNGFPKRLTPPKVEAKPGAKSG
- a CDS encoding phytoene/squalene synthase family protein; this translates as MIDARKALARRMMAGGSRSFWLAAKLLRRSVRDDAAVIYAFCRRADDAVDRCPPGAAAAAVLVLRSEVDLVYSARTPKEPILSAFQQVVRERRIPRRYADELLAGMAMDAAGAAYETVDELLLYCYRVAGTVGLMMCHVMGVRSERALRHAVHLGLAMQLTNICRDVAEDWSNGRRYLPWELLSRHGAAGSVEPGAELPRSWRQAMASSVRELLSLADRFYLSGDQGLAELPLRCSLAVRAARLIYSRIGRVIAARRFEIAAGRAVVSGSYKLGLLLRALALGLLSGWRRWGSPIRAPLGLVAPSAELWLSEAGGRR
- a CDS encoding TolC family protein, which translates into the protein MPPSRPHTRAARCVAAFTLTLGALLPLGSGAAPVLSLAEVLASVERHHPLLEAAAQQLRQAEGKQLQAEGGFDTELRAESSWLPHADYEYGVASVTLSQPTPFWGARFFGRWRLGHGDLPIYKEGDGTAGAGELRAGVELPLLRDGPIDARRAQLQRSRLGREAARLGVGALRIELRRQAAYHFWAWVAAGLKLEVDRKLLAIARERDDALRSRVARGDLPRIEVLDNRRTILMREGGVVSAQRKFEQSAIKLSLFLRDASGNPLRAGRERLPASAPLLPEAREPRPVTSDLRSALRRRPELLQLELAQADNEVEARLFANQRLPRLAAIVDLGLDLGDEAYRDRRGEVGVGLKLEWPLPLRKARGGLLRAAARQRELAAKQRFQREQVEAQLRDARSAILAARQRAEVAREEREAAHQVEAAERERLEFGAGTLLTVNLRELAAAEADKRTIDAAAGFRRALADYEALLATVDDPAGRPGR
- a CDS encoding FAD-dependent oxidoreductase produces the protein MKHRLRPERLEGAHPAGQEQPTVPLTCTVVGGGLAGAAAATVLAERGVSVTWIEREAYLGGRVGAWTEQLPDGEPFEMERGFHAFFRQYYNLRALLRRFDPDLSMLQALEDYPILGPGGARQSFRALPRRTPFNLVALTRRTPSLGLRALRRVDLRAALRMLAFDQEQTYRRFDGETARAYLDSLRFPPAARQLLFEVFAHSFFNPEEEMSAAELLMMFHFYFTGNPEGLLFDVLRKPFSQALWAPLERYLLARAATVQRGESARKIERRATGWRVVTDTGAIDSDLVVLALPVAALQRLVADSPELKDPTFRRQVAGLALTRPFAVLRLWLDRPLAAERAPFAGTAGVGLLDNISLYDRFEDESAAWSARSGGAVVELHAYALPPSLAEQAVRAELLAGLHALYPETRAAAVIHERYLWRDDCPAFAPHAHADRPTVATPFAGIALAGDALRLPFPSALMEKAVSSGFLAANNLLAPHGLRSEPLLVVPTRGLLAPLLS
- a CDS encoding Rieske 2Fe-2S domain-containing protein, yielding MQVSVTKRRQILVGSRLPAAANAEPSRPDWQQASPAWIAGALRHAAERSPGGWYVLDAARAIEGPRPYRVAGRELVAWRADGQPRVAPEACPHLGARLSEGRVCGGRLACPWHDLTLGPEGHGGWKPLPVFDDGVLLWVQLPDRDPPAERPRLAPRPQRFIDAVVRREAACDARDVLANRLDPWHGAHYHPHSFATLRVLEQAGDAITVRVVYRLVGAIAVEVDARFHCPDARSIVMTIVAGEGLGSVVETHATPIDPGRTAIIEATLATSDRAGFALARRAAGLLRPWIRRAAARLWIEDAAYAERLYELRQARQGATAAG
- a CDS encoding ATP-binding cassette domain-containing protein, with translation MLPEPADTPKHAPPATPPSRCGAQGGSTAVGGAAPAAAESLRLVLGLVLDRLGLASAGTRRIPAPQAPHEGEACVPWARRALIALASPFGLKAGQSQLSVRDALQLVDPQAPLLACGPTDNGSLRWVLITERRGRRLRATVLQEGQARSRTLSTVELASLLDLASARQATSWLTLESALPLEALGAGQERSSSTPSPLRRLRAALGLERETLWALGVYAAFAGVLALATPLTVQALVNTIAFGGLLQPLFVLTLLLLSGLVLAGGLRVLQSIVVEQLQRRVLVRTVVDLATRLPRVRLGAFERAYAPELVNRFFEVVTLQKATATLLLDGLDLSLAVVIGITILSFYHPLLVAFSVLLVAALAAVLLLGGRGTIESSIEESYAKYAIAAWLEELARLPLIFRSRRDAGAAAARADELARSYLRARGGHFRRVLRQIVGLIGLQVLFSSALLAIGGWLVLKGQLTLGQLVAAELIVTVVVASLAKFGKQLETFYDLAAAIDKLGKLIDLPLEPAFGVPAGGGSGAASAALEGVRLGGLGSTAQTLDLRIGAGERIGITGASGSGKSQLLDTLYGLRAPEEGRVIIDGVELRLVDLPELRQGLLLLRDAPVLVATLRENLQLRGGGAGDEALQGVLDRVGLGTVVRHLPEGLDTPLGAEGAPLCAGERVRLAVACALLRAPRLLLVDAVLDALDPQARASLLELLYADDAPWTLLIASQHDDVLRRCDRVLALTANVQPAAEEAT
- a CDS encoding DUF2141 domain-containing protein, which translates into the protein MNAPWAVSLALLAVLSSGSRAGGSPSQRSPRRRATGDVIVVVTGLRHDGGKVLVGLYRGEAGFPADGRAASARAEVTIVRGTARVRFSAVPVGTLAVGVLHDEDGDRAMDTGLFGLPQEGYGVSRDAVRAFGPPRYRDAALRLAAGEHKLVRIPIHY